One genomic segment of Streptomyces sp. NBC_00239 includes these proteins:
- a CDS encoding carbohydrate-binding module family 20 domain-containing protein has product MTRQQHVHRTHPTAFTASTAFAARAALPLLAAACILSSATDARAGTGPEEQAAVTFEVRATTTWGERVYVTGSTPELGSWDPAAAVPLSAAGYPSWSATTTAAPSSPVLFKYLIKRPDGQVVWEQGPDRLLNTAPGTAPGSAPLTVHDTFRTAPDTPASGTAPACASVGTTWRYASVRNDCGTPLPLQVQHRSGELSDCRPVQPGTTATFPGSGPTSDHVVAVRIC; this is encoded by the coding sequence ATGACCCGGCAGCAGCACGTACACCGCACCCACCCCACCGCCTTCACCGCCTCCACCGCCTTCGCCGCACGCGCCGCCCTCCCCCTCCTCGCCGCGGCCTGCATCCTCTCCTCGGCGACGGACGCGCGGGCCGGGACCGGACCGGAGGAGCAGGCGGCCGTCACCTTCGAGGTCCGCGCCACGACCACGTGGGGCGAGCGCGTGTACGTCACCGGCAGCACTCCCGAGCTCGGTTCGTGGGACCCGGCCGCGGCGGTACCCCTGTCCGCGGCCGGCTATCCGAGCTGGAGCGCCACCACCACCGCGGCGCCGTCCTCGCCGGTTCTGTTCAAGTACCTGATCAAGCGGCCCGACGGGCAGGTCGTCTGGGAGCAGGGGCCGGACCGGCTGCTGAACACCGCGCCCGGTACCGCACCCGGCAGCGCCCCGCTCACCGTGCACGACACCTTCCGCACCGCACCCGACACCCCGGCCTCGGGCACCGCACCGGCCTGCGCCTCCGTCGGCACGACCTGGCGCTACGCGTCCGTACGCAACGACTGCGGCACTCCCCTACCGCTTCAGGTCCAGCACCGCAGCGGCGAACTCAGCGACTGCCGGCCGGTGCAGCCCGGCACGACGGCCACGTTCCCGGGCTCCGGACCGACCTCCGACCACGTGGTGGCCGTACGGATCTGCTGA
- a CDS encoding alpha/beta hydrolase, giving the protein MICGESPNPVTTAAYAAQARTSYARAGYTAWPWGAVCSGWTEKAAHTYNGPWNKQKGTPVLVVGNTFDPATAYTSSRRAAAELGGRLLTVNGYGHTELLNPSTCARRHIAAYLVSGTLPPDGTTCAQDGTPFGD; this is encoded by the coding sequence GTGATCTGCGGGGAGAGCCCCAATCCCGTCACCACGGCCGCGTACGCCGCCCAGGCCCGGACCTCGTACGCCCGCGCCGGCTACACCGCCTGGCCGTGGGGAGCGGTGTGCAGCGGCTGGACCGAGAAGGCGGCGCACACCTACAACGGGCCGTGGAACAAGCAGAAGGGCACCCCGGTCCTCGTGGTGGGCAACACCTTCGACCCGGCCACCGCGTACACCAGCTCCCGCAGGGCCGCGGCCGAACTCGGCGGCAGGCTCCTCACGGTGAACGGCTACGGCCACACCGAGCTGCTCAACCCCAGCACCTGCGCCCGGCGGCACATCGCCGCGTACCTCGTCTCCGGCACCCTGCCGCCTGACGGAACCACCTGCGCACAGGACGGCACACCCTTCGGCGACTGA
- a CDS encoding DUF6302 family protein has product MLVDLTTAPTVMRERLKDPSLVDDAVKAAGRLAVPLGGDRQTGALFLSSLGEAYEVLGVLEGRRDSLTRASGDRPPS; this is encoded by the coding sequence GTGCTTGTTGATCTGACCACTGCCCCGACCGTGATGCGGGAGCGGCTGAAGGATCCGTCCCTGGTAGACGACGCAGTGAAGGCAGCCGGGCGCCTCGCCGTCCCGCTCGGCGGAGACCGGCAGACCGGCGCGCTGTTCCTGTCCTCGCTGGGGGAGGCGTACGAGGTGCTGGGCGTCCTGGAAGGCCGCAGAGATTCCCTCACACGCGCATCTGGAGACCGGCCACCGTCATGA
- a CDS encoding chitin binding peritrophin-A domain-containing protein produces MLWTLFRCSQGVVYLKECPSILHFNPVLKVCDWPENAKIPAAGQERALTPADETGARWLATLANQRPESAPRL; encoded by the coding sequence GTGCTGTGGACGCTGTTCCGCTGCTCGCAGGGCGTGGTGTACCTGAAGGAGTGTCCGAGCATCCTCCACTTCAACCCGGTCCTGAAGGTCTGTGACTGGCCTGAGAACGCCAAGATCCCGGCCGCTGGCCAGGAGCGGGCTCTGACCCCAGCTGATGAGACCGGAGCGCGCTGGTTGGCCACCCTGGCCAACCAGCGGCCCGAGTCGGCTCCACGGCTTTGA